From Anthonomus grandis grandis chromosome 20, icAntGran1.3, whole genome shotgun sequence, the proteins below share one genomic window:
- the LOC126747937 gene encoding uncharacterized protein LOC126747937, with product MERHQMGNLPVQRITPTRPFYVCGADYAGPFLLRDRRGRKYNEIKAYISLFVCFSTKAIHLEVVSDLTSECFLASLRRFASRRGKPYEIHSDNGSTYVGAKNELYRFFDENNTRIHDSLLNDGIQWRFITPRAPHQGGLWEAGACLNSRPLCSLSQDPCDATALTPAHFIIGDTLTAIPDHDFSDCNENRLLRYQRLQRMLQHFWTRWAKEYVSTLQERVKWKENCQQMIKVGALVICKEDGLPPLKWRLGRIIEVHPGSDGIVRSVTFKTSLGVLKRPVVKLCVLPID from the exons ATGGAAAGGCATCAAATGGGAAATTTACCTGTGCAACGTATAACTCCCACTCGTCCATTTTACGTATGTGGTGCCGATTACGCAGGTCCTTTTCTATTGCGTGATAGAAGAGGACGAAAATATAACGAAATTAAAGCCTATATTTCATTGTTTGTCTGCTTTTCTACGAAAGCAATCCATCTTGAAGTTGTTTCAGATCTCACGTCTGAATGTTTTTTGGCTTCTTTAAGACGTTTTGCTTCGCGACGCGGCAAACCCTATGAAATTCATTCAGATAATGGCAGCACTTATGTTGGTGCAAAAAATGAACTTTACCGattttttgacgaaaataaTACTCGAATTCATGACAGCCTTTTGAATGACGGAATTCAATGGCGGTTTATCACTCCACGAGCTCCACATCAAGGCGGACTGTGGGAAGCTGGG GCATGCCTCAACTCCAGGCCACTATGTTCCCTGTCTCAAGATCCTTGCGATGCAACAGCTCTTACACCCGCACATTTTATAATCGGAGACACACTTACTGCAATACCTGATCATGACTTCTCTGATTGTAACGAAAACAGACTTTTACGTTATCAAAGGCTTCAGCGGATGCTACAGCACTTTTGGACTAGATGGGCAAAGGAATACGTCTCCACCCTTCAAGAACGTGTAAAATGGAAGGAAAATTGTCAGCAAATGATTAAGGTTGGCGCACTTGTCATCTGCAAAGAAGATGGTCTACCACCACTTAAATGGAGGCTAGGACGAATAATTGAAGTTCACCCTGGGAGCGATGGTATTGTCCGATCGGTTACGTTCAAGACTTCATTAGGTGTCCTTAAGAGACCAGTAGTGAAACTGTGCGTGTTGCCGATAgactaa